Proteins from one Dromiciops gliroides isolate mDroGli1 chromosome 6, mDroGli1.pri, whole genome shotgun sequence genomic window:
- the ACCS gene encoding LOW QUALITY PROTEIN: 1-aminocyclopropane-1-carboxylate synthase-like protein 1 (The sequence of the model RefSeq protein was modified relative to this genomic sequence to represent the inferred CDS: deleted 1 base in 1 codon) — translation MFGISQQEARGLASESSEKTDEEPLDSYELGDPVASFSQMSPHLSSRGSIIKYFRDASEEVYKTYCLDKYDEDKNPNGIISFGTSENKLCFDLLSSRLNQRDMCHIEPSLLQYPSWKGHMWLRNEVAGFLSHYCKAPVPLKPENVVVVNGCASLFSILATVLCDPGEAFLISTPYYGAITQHVYLYGNVRLVYAHLDSRVTGMDSHPFQLTVKKLEKALQGAKSEGINVKGLILINPQNPLGYIYSQEQLQEYLEFAKRYELHVIVDEVYMLSVFDESAMFHSVLGMDRLPDPQRTHVMWGTSKDFGISGFRFGTLYTENQDVANAVASLGRLHGICGTVQYQLMQLLRDRDWIDQVYLSENLARLRAAHAYVTEELETMNVPFLRAKAGFFVWIDLRKYLPTGTFEEEFSLWHRFLDHKVFLFCGKSFECKEPGWFRLVFSDEMHRLQLGMQRIRKVLEKEPQVAKTPSLASPWRRAVSLGEVASDSQPKDAKYGQETRLPHLSEWTSKWPQGSLGRPGPG, via the exons ATGTTTGGAATCTCTCAGCAGGAGGCCAGAGGCCTGGCCAGTGAGTCTTCTGAGAAGACAGATGAGGAACCCTTGGATTCCTATGAATTGGGTGATCCTGTGGCCAGCTTCTCCCAGATGAGCCCACACCTCTCTTCTCGAGGAAGCATCATCAAATATTTTCGGGATGCATCTGAGGAAGTGTATAAGACCTACTGCTTGGATAAGTATGATGAAGACAAGAACCCTAAT gGAATCATTAGTTTTGGCACTAGTGAAAACAAGCTCTGCTTTGACCTGCTGTCCAGTCGG CTGAATCAGAGGGACATGTGCCACATCGAGCCTTCCTTGTTGCAGTATCCCAGCTGGAAAGGACACATGTG GCTTCGGAATGAGGTGGCTGGATTCCTGTCCCACTACTGCAAGGCCCCTGTTCCCCTCAAACCAGAGAAT GTGGTTGTAGTGAATGGTTGTGCCTCCCTCTTCTCTATCTTGGCCACAGTCCTGTGTGATCCAGGGG AGGCTTTTCTGATCTCCACTCCTTATTATGGGGCCATCACTCAACATGTGTATCTCTATGGGAATGTTCGATTGGTCTATGCCCACCTGGACAGCAGG GTCACTGGCATGGACAGCCACCCCTTCCAACTCACGGTCAAGAAGCTGGAGAAAGCCCTTCAGGGAGCCAAGTCTGAA GGAATTAACGTCAAAGGCCTCATTCTCATCAACCCTCAAAACCCTCTGGGTTACATCTACTCTCAGGAACAGCTGCAGGAGTACCTGGAGTTTGCAAAGAG GTATGAGCTCCACGTGATAGTGGATGAGGTGTACATGTTGTCAGTTTTTGACGAGTCCGCCATGTTCCATAGTGTCCTGGGCATGGACAG GCTTCCTGATCCCCAGAGGACCCATGTGATGTGGGGAACCAGCAAG GATTTTGGCATCTCAGGCTTTCGCTTTGGTACCCTATACACAGAGAACCAGGATGTAGCCAATGCTGTGGCCTCCCTTGGTCGTCTGCATGGCATCTGTGGCACTGTCCAGTACCAGCTGATGCAGCTGCTTCGGGACCGAG ATTGGATCGACCAGGTATACCTCTCTGAAAACCTTGCCCGACTCAGGGCTGCCCATGCCTACGTCACGGAGGAGCTGGAGACCATGAACGTCCCCTTCCTCAGGGCCAAAGCTGGTTTCTTTGTCTGGATTGACTTGAGAAAG TACCTGCCCACGGGCACCTTTGAGGAGGAGTTCTCCTTGTGGCATCGTTTCCTAGACCATAAGGTATTTCTGTTCTGTGGAAAGTCCTTTGAGTGCAAAGAACCCGGCTGGTTCCGCCTTGTTTTCTCGGACGAGATGCACAGGCTGCAGCTGG gcATGCAGCGGATCCGTAAGGTGCTTGAGAAGGAGCCCCAGGTGGCCAAGACCCCTTCACTT GCCAGCCCCTGGAGAAGAGCAGTCAGTCTAGGGGAGGTGGCCTCTGATTCACAGCCCAAGGATGCTAAGTACGGGCAGGAAACAAGACTCCCTCACCTGTCTGAGTGGACGAGCAAATGGCCACAGGGAAGCCTGGGGCGGCCGGGCCCTGGGTGA